A genomic stretch from Flavobacterium nitratireducens includes:
- a CDS encoding sensor histidine kinase — MSRTYHSINILRFNNQNRIIDFGIGIPEDEIKLLFTSFYRATNTSTIIGSGLGLTIVKQFTEQLKGNIKLESKENSKTNFTLCFPYE; from the coding sequence CTGTCAAGAACCTATCATTCAATTAACATACTTAGATTCAACAATCAAAATAGGATAATTGATTTTGGTATTGGAATACCTGAAGACGAGATTAAACTTTTATTTACTTCATTTTACAGAGCAACAAATACATCAACAATTATTGGCTCCGGGCTAGGTTTAACTATTGTAAAACAATTTACGGAACAACTTAAAGGTAATATAAAATTAGAAAGCAAAGAAAATAGTAAAACAAATTTCACGCTATGTTTTCCCTATGAATAA
- a CDS encoding PAS domain-containing sensor histidine kinase — MSHVNNQYLHIKYSGTKIFNRQGELKKIVGTHIDLTELIQNKNELIKSEEKYRFLTENTSDIICQHLPCGEIKYISKSSQEILGYKPEELINKTPFDFIQKKDHWIFKKHAKTKDLNPNKNRITFRFQKKDKNFIWLESIISPIIIDNIQIGYQSASRDITERVKATQKTKEALLKEKKFNDLKSEFVSMASHQFRTPLTVIYSNAELIEMKSYTANNGSFSNVKPITDRIKTEVDRMTELMNNILIFGKHELSKSKTKLKSINYTKFIKNIITVYFSNEDDGRKIQLIVHGDVKNIVTDETLMLHIMTNLISNAYKYSKNCQEPIIQLTYLDSTIKIG, encoded by the coding sequence ATGTCTCACGTAAATAATCAATATTTACACATTAAATATTCAGGTACAAAAATATTTAATCGTCAAGGTGAACTGAAAAAAATAGTAGGCACACACATAGATTTAACAGAACTCATTCAAAACAAAAATGAATTAATAAAATCAGAAGAAAAATATCGCTTTTTAACCGAAAACACTTCTGATATAATATGCCAACATTTGCCTTGTGGAGAAATCAAATATATTTCAAAATCTTCACAGGAAATACTAGGGTACAAACCTGAGGAATTAATCAATAAAACTCCATTTGATTTCATACAAAAAAAAGACCATTGGATTTTCAAAAAACATGCTAAAACTAAAGACCTAAACCCTAATAAAAACAGAATAACTTTCAGATTTCAGAAAAAAGACAAAAATTTCATTTGGCTAGAAAGTATAATCAGTCCTATAATAATAGACAATATTCAGATAGGGTATCAAAGTGCTAGTCGAGACATCACTGAAAGAGTGAAAGCAACACAAAAAACAAAAGAGGCCTTACTAAAAGAGAAAAAATTCAATGATTTAAAATCAGAATTTGTTTCTATGGCATCACATCAATTTCGTACACCTTTGACAGTTATTTATTCTAATGCTGAGCTCATTGAAATGAAATCTTATACTGCTAATAATGGATCTTTTTCTAACGTAAAACCAATAACAGATAGAATCAAAACTGAGGTAGATCGTATGACCGAATTGATGAACAATATTTTAATTTTTGGTAAACACGAATTAAGCAAATCTAAAACGAAATTAAAATCTATCAATTATACCAAATTCATTAAGAATATCATTACAGTTTATTTTAGCAATGAAGATGATGGACGAAAAATTCAATTAATTGTCCATGGTGATGTAAAAAATATCGTCACAGATGAAACATTAATGCTGCACATTATGACCAATTTAATTAGTAATGCCTACAAATATTCTAAAAACTGTCAAGAACCTATCATTCAATTAACATACTTAGATTCAACAATCAAAATAGGATAA